From the genome of Colletotrichum higginsianum IMI 349063 chromosome 4, whole genome shotgun sequence, one region includes:
- a CDS encoding Flavin-containing superfamily Amine oxidase: MKLSFIASPVWALALAQFAAATQVKIDVDVAIFGGGSAGIHAAIQLRDAGATVAVIEKKSQIGGHAETYTDPQGKSTNVGVVVFDNIEVASNYFARLNVSIVRGSPLGTAGPTYTYDFTSGAQIPAVNTSAEAQQQLTAALQSYSTNVLSKYPWIDEGFLVPDPVPEELTIPFGELAQKYNFTALMPTIAMYNYFTGDLSTIPSLYGIKGLGQGALKNLFGSFILPASGKTRDLYDAAAIELGNSVLLNADVVKVQRDVRINSTTTGVTVLIQQPGQPPKLIRARKLLVAAPPTLENVGAFDLTAEERGLISKFSSLGCWASVANVPGLNVTLKNYGVHMPYNQPSIPGPYGFVAYGSPNNFLVTVGLPDAANTAAKGEAVVRQSLATLSAVGAVPADALEKLTFPFSAVHSPYSLRVSAEEIKAGFYSKFLALEGARNTYWTGAVWAGHNSALIWNFNMGTVLPGLKKDLGL, translated from the coding sequence ATGAAGCTTTCCTTCATCGCCTCGCCGGTCTGGgctctcgccctcgcccagttCGCCGCCGCAACCCAGGTCAagatcgacgtcgacgtcgccatcTTCGGTGGTGGTTCCGCCGGCATCCACGCAGCCATCCAGCTCCGGGATGCCGGCGCtaccgtcgccgtcatcgagaaGAAGTCCCAGATCGGCGGCCACGCCGAGACGTACACAGACCCGCAGGGCAAATCTACCaacgtcggcgtcgttgtcTTTGACAACATTGAAGTCGCTAGCAACTACTTCGCCCGCCTCAATGTCTCCATTGTCAGGGGCAGCCCGCTTGGCACTGCTGGCCCAACGTACACCTACGACTTCACATCTGGCGCACAGATCCCTGCTGTGAACACCTCGGCCGaagcccagcagcagctgaCGGCTGCGTTGCAGTCGTACTCGACCAACGTCCTGTCCAAGTACCCCTGGATTGACGAGGGCTTCCTTGTCCCAGACCCTGTGCCAGAGGAGCTTACCATTCCGTTTGGCGAGCTTGCCCAAAAGTACAACTTTACAGCGCTCATGCCTACTATTGCTATGTACAACTACTTTACAGGCGACCTCTCTACCATCCCGTCGCTGTACGGCATCAAGGGCCTTGGCCAGGGTGCACTGAAGAACCTCTTTGGCAGTTTTATCCTCCCTGCTAGCGGCAAAACCAGGGACTTatacgatgctgctgctatTGAGCTTGGCAACAGCGTGCTCCTGAACGCAGACGTAGTCAAGGTCCAACGCGACGTCCGCATCaacagcaccaccaccggcgTCACTGTCCTCATCCAGCAGCCCGGCCAGCCGCCTAAGCTCATCCGCGCCCGCAAGCTCCTGGTCGCCGCCCCACCAACGCTCGAGAACGTTGGCGCCTTCGATCtcaccgccgaggagagAGGCCTTATCTCCAAGTTCTCCTCCCTGGGCTGCTGGGCCTCCGTCGCCAACGTGCCTGGCCTGAACGTAACACTGAAAAACTACGGCGTCCATATGCCCTACAATCAGCCCTCTATCCCAGGTCCCTACGGCTTCGTTGCGTACGGCTCGCCCAACAACTTCCTTGTGACAGTTGGCCTCCCTGACGCTGCAAACACTGCTGCTAAGGGGGAGGCTGTAGTACGCCAGAGTCTTGCGACGTTGTCGGCTGTAGGCGCCGTACCTGCAGACGCACTGGAGAAGCTCACATTCCCGTTCTCCGCGGTCCACAGCCCGTACAGCCTGCGCGTGTCGGCAGAGGAGATCAAGGCTGGGTTCTACAGTAAGTTCCTGGCTCTGGAGGGCGCGCGGAACACGTACTGGACCGGTGCGGTCTGGGCAGGGCACAACAGCGCGCTGATCTGGAACTTCAACATGGGCACTGTGTTGCCTGGTCTGAAGAAGGACCTCGGCCTGTGA